The genome window GCAATGGGAAGAAAAAGATGAGAGGAATGAAAACATTTAACACTTCCTTCACCCCAGGATTTGAAAAGAGACCAGGTTCCAGGTGCAGATTGTTTCTAAAATCTCATCCCCTCCAAAGATTATCATAAgctattttaaaagatcaaatgtCTTCATTTCCTATTGGTCAATGCAAGTAGCCTTTCACATGGGTACTTAAGGTCTTACTAAACTTTCATAACAAAACTTATCTTGACAGGCCTACACAAAAAGGATATTGAAAGATTTCACAAATGAATTGTAATCCCAAATATTGGATGAAGGAAAAATTCTACCAGTTTactctttcttctccattttacCTACAAATCCTAACATTTGAACATATGGATATGGAAATGAAGCAATGTGGTTGGATGAGTTAAGTCAACTAAAGGGCAACTTTCTTTTTTCAACTCAGTGCAATTAACGGCCggcaatttaaaaaggaaaaagtactTGTGAAGTGGTATGCAAGTGTAAAGCAAGACAGATTACTATTTATACAAGAGCAACcagtctcatttttctttctgcatttaaGCTAAAAATCTGTGAGATCAATTGAGGCATTTTCTGTggattattttattagaaataactTTGTATTAAGGATTCTAGAATACTGTCACAAGCAAAAGTCAaactctaaagctgacttttCGTGTACTTTGCTTTGACAAACTGATTTTCACAAGgttaagatttttaaagtagtagttcagtaaatgttttaaatcttACTTGTCAAAACTGCAACAGTTAAGAATGCAAACCACGATCAACTTTTtattaaaaggcaaataaatttTGGCTGaaatatccttttaaatttaGGCAATTTTCAAATTGAGTAGGGACAAATATCcacttccaaataaaataaatggattaaGTCACAAGTATGGTGAAATAGTGCTAAGGAAGCCATAAATGCAtctgatattttaataatttcaaaaataagtcCATCATAAAGAGGTTGAGATAGATGTCAAGTCTTTGAGTTCTGTGATTTCAAAACTTGGTTTTGTGTAAGTCAAATGACAAGTCTACCAGCATTTACAGTTTTTAGgctttgaaaaatatcttttcattctttatacATATGATCATCTAGAGTAAAAACAGTACTTGAAACTTGCATCAACTAACTTTTCTTTGTCAAGATAACATGAAAAACATAGAAGCCTAGAAAAATGAGTTAAATTCACCAAAATTGGCAAACATTGGTAACTTTTACTTCAAAGATTTTATAGTAAATAAACAGATACATTTTTCAGTGGGTTCTCAAGCAATATACAACAAAGCGTGTACTTCTTACCAACATCACTATAAGACAGTAATGTATTCTCTTTAACTTTTACCTGTTGGTAGTCCACTACAGGGTTTCCAAAACTTCTGCACATTGTGCTTTTCatatcaaatttttattaaagatcttagctattttctaaatgaatatCCTTTTTTATTGGACTTTTCCCAATTacaaatgaaatttcattttacatCTATAATTAGAAACAACACTTACTATGGGACTGTACAAATttaggtcaaaataaaaatatatgtattttgtagcTTCATAAAACATCATTTACTGAATCTTTAAAGAAAGTAGAAGTAACAGCAATATATGTAAAAGTAATGATTTAATGACTATAAGCAAGACAAAGCAATAGAATTGTGCTTCTTTTGCAGACTGAGGACAATGAAATGTTTAGCTACAATTTCCATACAAACATGAAACAATATTCATATAGAATAAACACCCTTACAAATAACTGATGGGTGATGAACAAACACCAAGTTCGACCAAAGCAAAACATAACTGAAAAGTGTTGGGGttgtttatgttttaaatttaacatgcttgctctatttaaaaaatatctgtagAAGTTCATAATAAATTGCTTGTATTTCCAGACATTACATAGAAGGCATATTCCATTGTTAACTGTTGATAAAGCAATACTTAAGTTTGAAATTATTCTTATATCACatattaaaataactttagaTAAAATGCCTTCTTCCAGCAATTAgctggtttatttaaaaatttgttttagaattagtgacaaatatgcattttaaaaacacattaattcCACTATAACCAATGGAAAGTTAAAACACTATTTCCatattctttaaagtttttctttactGCAACAATAATTTTCAAAGCAAACATGTATTATTGGAGAAAAGTCAGTATCATGATGACTTGCCAATTGCTTCCAATGAACAGAATTTAGAATTAGATATCCACGTTGAAAATAATCTATGCTGATAAAAGCAAGGCTCAACATAGGGCATGGGAATCTGCAAAGGTCGAACCAGCTGGGAGAATTTTAACAACCATTTCTGAATGCATGaaacacaatattttctttatagtatttataaatatatcatacaATACTGTTTCCTGTTATGTCATATACCAATATGGCATTGTACAACAAGCATAATGCCATCTGATTCTTACAAAAGCGAATCATTTAAACAAGTCAGTAAAATAAAGGGTAGTACCCGCTTTTAGGCATACAGATTGTAAAACTGAAGTTTACTTTCCTTTGATCGGTTTTGAGTAGCAAGAGAGAAGTAAAAATCAAACAGGAATCAAAATGGCTAAATATGCAAGAAATTGTTATTCACAGTGACATGGCTACATAGAATACATTATTCTATGCTTATTCTTTCTGTTTGTTGAATTTCAAGATAAAAAGCACTTGTTTTCTACAGGTTCACAAAACAGCGTAATAACAAGAACAATCAAGGAGAATGTAATGTAGGTGTTAGTTGAGATTAACAAACTATGGCCCAATGCTTCTATCCACTGCAGAGTATTTCCAAGCCTAAACAATGGTTACAGAAACCATTTCACATCTTTCCTAAcacacaggaaaacaaaacaaaacaaaaaacaaaaaccttgcctGCCTTCTCAGAATCCAATTCTTTATAGGAACAATCTTTTCAATTAACGTCCATATGAATATCACATCTAGTCCATCTTTTATAGTCAAATTTAATGTCACtacaaaagaaagcaaattggACGATAGTCACATGTATTAGCATCTATAAAGCTGTAATGGCATGAAGATATCTATATAAATCAggggtttaaaattttttccttaatagtCTCAGGAATCAACCAGATGAAGTTGCTGACGACCCATTTACAGATGATTTTCGAGGTCTATTGGCAAAGGAAGATTGGTGGTTACCGCTGGGGCTGTTGCTGGTTCCATTCATAGTACTGGAAATGTGAGGAAACTGTGGATGAGGAGACTGCACTGGAGTACTGGGGCTAGGCAAACAAGAAGAGGTGGAGGGAATACCTCCTGCTGGGCTGTTGGCCTTGTCACTCCCAGAGTCACTTTCCAGTTCTCCAGCATTTGTCAGTCCATCCCTCTGGTGACTGATCTTCATTCTTTTACAAGTAGGTCGAACTCTATATTTCAAAGGAAGTGGACCATTCTacaaagttaaaaggaaaaaaaaatcactcttaaCTCTTTATATGCACTGGATCACCTTAATCTAAGAGTAGATATACTACTTACCCTTCTCCAGGTATAAATGTAGGCAATATCCATTAGTGTATAGTAATCTTTCAAAGGTTCCTCTTCATACATAACATCAATCTATTGAGAGGTATTTCAATTATTAAGTAACAAAAGAGCAAAGATAAATCTACAAGCTTTTCTCATCTAAATATAATTCGAgagtgctttaatttttttttctccagacaCTTGGTCAAAGAATTCTTCACATTTCAAATGGAAAACATTTACAGAAATTATTAAGGGATTTGTTTTCATGgaataaaaaatatccaaaatatttaagagatacattaaactttaacactaaatttaaattttttaatattgatttttggATTTCTGGATccggaaagaaaaaaattaaattaaaaaaatctacataaaatGCATGAAAGCTATAAAGAAGGTACCTGGAAAGTATTAGGTATGTCCATTTTACTTCTGAGAAACTTTCTTAAGTGCATCACAGTCATTGCTGCTGGGCATCGTAAATATCTTTTATCATTCACCTAAGAGTACATTTACAAAAGTAATTGTTTTCAATTCCtaactttcaaagaagaaagtTTCAATTCAATTGCCTGAATATGATATAAGGTACTAATACCAAATCAGATGCAACTAAACTCAACTATACTTTGAATTTACTATTATAATGAATactaaatgaattaatttctagtacactttaaatatattaagatatTAAACATGaactatgtaaaataatttgtaagAAGAGCAaccatatataaagtatattctaaTTATTAAATATCCTATGTAAATCCCTCATAAACATTGAACTTgaccattttcttttaattatcagCAGCACTTGACCACCCAGAATATTCTA of Marmota flaviventris isolate mMarFla1 chromosome 12, mMarFla1.hap1, whole genome shotgun sequence contains these proteins:
- the Bmi1 gene encoding polycomb complex protein BMI-1; translation: MHRTTRIKITELNPHLMCVLCGGYFIDATTIIECLHSFCKTCIVRYLETSKYCPICDVQVHKTRPLLNIRSDKTLQDIVYKLVPGLFKNEMKRRRDFYAAHPSADAANGSNEDRGEVADEDKRIITDDEIISLSIEFFDQNRLDRKVNKDKEKSKEEVNDKRYLRCPAAMTVMHLRKFLRSKMDIPNTFQIDVMYEEEPLKDYYTLMDIAYIYTWRRNGPLPLKYRVRPTCKRMKISHQRDGLTNAGELESDSGSDKANSPAGGIPSTSSCLPSPSTPVQSPHPQFPHISSTMNGTSNSPSGNHQSSFANRPRKSSVNGSSATSSG